One stretch of Arachis hypogaea cultivar Tifrunner chromosome 20, arahy.Tifrunner.gnm2.J5K5, whole genome shotgun sequence DNA includes these proteins:
- the LOC112782587 gene encoding uncharacterized protein: protein MSWFLVILFLTLTFGTLSSESTHHEKRLPSSSAPAVVVVGTVFCDKCLQHSFSFGSHFISGASVGVECKDGSKSKKPRFKKEVKTNKDGEFKVELPFKVSKYVKRIKGCTFELISSNNPNCAMASISTTSSITLKSRNQKEHIFSAGFLSFKPTKKPKLCNQSPTTATVQESKDSVFEEKRFPPSIDPSFPPPLQDPPSPPTLLPPLLPLLPPIIPPLTPPIKEDKRVKPSQVSLFPPLIPPLVPNPFQPPPLIPNPFQPPPLIPNPFQPPSPPFIPNPFQPPPSPTPLIPNPFQPPPSPRPLIPNPFQPPPSPPPFLPNPFQPPPSPPSPLFPNPFQPTPSPPKPPSPLFPFPPIPGLTPSPPPPSPPPPTFPFPFPPLFPPPHTPGSPPVRNLSP, encoded by the exons ATGTCTTGGTTCCTTGTAATTCTGTTCCTCACTCTCACATTTGGTACTCTCTCTTCAGAGAGTACCCATCATGAAAAGaggcttccttcttcttctgctcctgctgttgttgttgttggaacTGTTTTTTGTGACAAATGTCTTCAACATAGTTTCTCCTTTGGAAGCCATTTcatttcag GTGCATCAGTTGGTGTGGAATGCAAAGATGGAAGCAAATCAAAGAAACCAAGATTCAAGAAAGAAGTGAAGACAAACAAGGATGGTGAGTTCAAAGTGGAGCTACCTTTCAAAGTGAGTAAATATGTGAAGAGAATTAAAGGATGCACCTTTGAATTGATTAGTAGCAATAACCCTAATTGTGCCATGGCCTCAATTTCCACCACTTCTTCAATAACCCTCAAATCAAGAAACCAAAAAGAACACATCTTCTCAGCTGGGTTTCTCTCATTCAAGCCCACAAAAAAGCCCAAACTTTGCAACCAAAGCCCAACAACAGCAACAGTTCAAGAATCTAAAGATTCTGTTTTTGAGGAAAAAAGATTCCCTCCAAGTATAGACCCATCATTCCCACCACCACTTCAAGATCCACCATCACCACCTacacttcttcctcctcttttgccATTACTCCCTCCAATTATTCCACCATTAACACCTCCAATTAAAGAGGATAAAAGGGTTAAACCATCTCAAGTCTCTCTTTTTCCACCTCTTATACCACCATTGGTACCAAACCCATTTCAACCACCACCGTTGATTCCAAACCCATTTCAACCACCACCTCTAATTCCAAATCCATTTCAGCCACCAAGCCCACCATTCATACCAAACCCATTTCAACCACCACCAAGCCCAACACCACTTATACCTAACCCATTTCAGCCACCTCCAAGCCCAAGACCACTAATACCTAACCCATTTCAGCCACCCCCAAGCCCACCACCGTTTCTCCCTAACCCATTTCAGCCACCACCAAGCCCACCATCACCACTGTTTCCAAACCCATTTCAGCCCACACCATCACCACCAAAGCCACCATCCCCTTTGTTTCCTTTTCCACCTATTCCCGGTTTGACTCCGTCGCCGCCGCCGCCGTCTCCGCCCCCACCAACTTTTCCATTTCCTTTCCCTCCATTGTTCCCACCACCTCATACCCCTGGCTCACCCCCTGTGAGGAATCTCTCCCCTTGA